Proteins from one Oscillatoria nigro-viridis PCC 7112 genomic window:
- a CDS encoding urease subunit beta, which produces MIPGEMIVSAGEIELNADRPTVRLLVGNKGDRPIQVGSHYHFYEANEALEFNREQAKGMRLDIPAGTAVRFEPGDEREVQLVPFVGSRQVYGFNGKVNGHLDAEV; this is translated from the coding sequence ATGATTCCAGGAGAAATGATTGTTTCAGCAGGCGAAATAGAATTAAATGCCGATCGCCCAACGGTGCGGTTGCTTGTAGGAAATAAAGGCGATCGCCCGATACAAGTCGGTTCCCACTACCATTTTTACGAAGCTAACGAAGCCTTAGAATTTAATCGAGAACAAGCAAAAGGAATGCGGTTGGATATCCCCGCAGGTACAGCAGTCAGGTTTGAACCGGGAGATGAAAGGGAAGTTCAATTAGTGCCGTTTGTGGGTAGTCGTCAAGTCTACGGCTTTAATGGAAAAGTGAACGGTCATCTGGATGCTGAAGTATGA
- the crn3 gene encoding CRISPR-associated ring nuclease Crn3/Csx3, translated as MNPIELKIIPNQTQDGLAYQHLRLRITTQDGIITPDDLQGLKLPQNVQLSQGIVIEGRGAIWLYGYLVHECHPAAWVGCYDPRLEGAVVVATHKHEVSVGQVLKLSLPSD; from the coding sequence ATGAATCCTATTGAATTAAAAATAATCCCCAATCAAACTCAAGACGGTTTAGCTTACCAACATTTGCGCTTGCGAATTACAACTCAAGACGGTATCATCACACCCGATGATTTACAAGGTTTGAAACTTCCTCAAAACGTTCAATTAAGCCAAGGAATTGTCATTGAAGGTAGAGGAGCAATTTGGCTGTACGGGTATTTAGTACACGAATGTCATCCTGCAGCTTGGGTGGGATGTTACGATCCGCGATTAGAAGGTGCGGTGGTAGTAGCGACGCACAAGCACGAGGTATCAGTTGGACAGGTATTAAAATTGAGTTTACCGAGCGATTAA
- a CDS encoding urease accessory protein UreD → MYLVLFQRTLAVSQGIHSLAECWVADSNTILLIIFIIKSKKIVIQNSTETPTNNIQTAWHGRLNLAYANRSGATQIIHNQMQAPLKVQRPFYPEGKDVCHSVILHTAGGVVGGDRLSGHFHLQPNAKALITTAAAGKIYRSSGLESQQNIDIQLDTGANLEWLPQETIVFDGAIYRQNLRVELAPTARILLWEITRFGRSARGENFLSGEWRSHTEVWQENSPLWIDRQLLKGGEKMLESPHGLAGKPVVATLAWVGEPVTAEFVEKVRDLPSEATIYPGNSTVGVTRIPNGLLCRYRGTSTTAARDWFVNIWQLLRLSFSQRPCCLPRVWIK, encoded by the coding sequence ATGTATTTAGTCCTCTTTCAGAGGACTTTAGCTGTGAGCCAGGGAATTCATTCCCTGGCGGAATGTTGGGTAGCGGATAGTAATACTATATTGTTAATAATCTTTATTATTAAATCCAAAAAAATTGTGATTCAAAACTCGACTGAAACACCTACAAACAACATTCAAACTGCATGGCACGGTCGCCTGAATTTAGCCTACGCCAACCGATCCGGTGCAACTCAAATCATTCACAATCAAATGCAAGCACCCCTCAAGGTGCAGCGCCCGTTTTATCCTGAAGGGAAAGACGTTTGTCACAGCGTCATCTTGCACACGGCTGGTGGAGTTGTCGGGGGCGATCGACTTTCGGGCCATTTTCACCTCCAACCCAACGCCAAAGCCTTGATTACCACGGCCGCCGCTGGTAAAATCTATCGCAGCAGCGGACTAGAATCACAACAAAATATTGACATTCAGTTAGATACTGGTGCTAATTTAGAATGGCTGCCACAGGAAACAATAGTTTTTGACGGCGCAATATATCGGCAAAATTTGCGGGTAGAATTAGCACCAACAGCGAGAATTTTACTGTGGGAAATCACCCGATTTGGACGCAGTGCTAGGGGCGAAAACTTCTTGTCTGGAGAATGGCGATCGCACACCGAAGTCTGGCAAGAAAACAGCCCTTTATGGATTGACAGACAATTGCTCAAAGGTGGAGAAAAAATGCTCGAAAGTCCTCACGGTCTCGCAGGAAAACCCGTAGTCGCCACCCTCGCTTGGGTAGGCGAACCCGTAACCGCTGAATTCGTGGAAAAAGTGCGAGATTTGCCATCTGAGGCAACAATTTATCCTGGTAATTCCACCGTCGGCGTGACTCGTATTCCTAACGGTTTGCTGTGCCGATATCGCGGTACATCCACAACCGCAGCTAGAGACTGGTTTGTCAACATTTGGCAGTTGCTGCGCTTGTCTTTTTCACAACGCCCTTGCTGTTTGCCCAGAGTTTGGATAAAATAG
- a CDS encoding NAD+ synthase — protein MKIAIAQLNPTIGDIFGNSSLILEAAKKAEVEGANLLLTPELSLIGYPPRDLLINPSFIADAGAQLLQLAQALPPELAVIAGTALPNANAVKLGGKSLFNSAVLLQNGAVKQVFHKRLLPTYDVFDEDRYFEPGENSNYFYIGEVKIGVTICEDLWNNEEFWGKRSYAGDPVSDLAKLGVDLVVNLSASPYSAGKRGVRSAMLQHSVIRCGIPIVYANQVGGNDDIIFDGSSFAVNRKGDLIQVLASFETDFAVLEYDAAKQDLFGSGGNGQDARSTTDLSFHPAEGDAEIWAALVLGVRDYVRKCGFSKVVLGLSGGIDSALVAAIASCAIGPENVLGVLMPSPYSSDHSVNDALELARNLGIAIEMLPIGDLMKTYDRTLADLFVNTTFGIAEENIQSRIRGNLLMAISNKFGHLLLSTGNKSEMAVGYCTLYGDMNGGLAVISDVPKTRVYSLCRWLNSGGYVGAVPPCPPLGKEIIPVNIITKAPSAELKPGQIDRDSLPDYDVLDDILQRSIEHHESAQQIVAAGHDEAVVKRVVKLVRQAEFKRRQAAPGLKISDRAFGTGWRMPIAKSYFY, from the coding sequence ATGAAAATTGCGATCGCACAACTCAACCCTACTATTGGTGATATCTTTGGCAACTCCAGCCTAATTCTGGAGGCTGCGAAAAAAGCTGAGGTTGAGGGCGCAAACTTATTGCTAACACCGGAACTTTCCCTGATCGGTTATCCGCCGCGCGATTTGTTAATCAATCCGAGTTTCATTGCAGATGCAGGTGCACAGTTGCTGCAACTGGCGCAAGCTTTGCCACCGGAGTTGGCAGTCATAGCAGGCACTGCCTTACCTAATGCTAATGCTGTTAAACTCGGCGGAAAATCATTGTTTAATAGCGCTGTTTTGTTGCAAAATGGTGCCGTCAAACAAGTTTTTCATAAACGCTTGTTGCCTACTTATGATGTATTTGATGAAGATAGATATTTTGAACCGGGAGAAAACAGCAATTACTTTTATATTGGCGAAGTCAAAATCGGCGTGACAATTTGTGAAGATTTGTGGAACAATGAGGAGTTTTGGGGTAAACGCAGTTACGCGGGCGATCCTGTTTCCGATTTGGCAAAATTGGGCGTAGATTTAGTGGTGAATTTGTCGGCATCGCCTTATTCTGCGGGGAAGCGGGGAGTGCGATCGGCGATGTTGCAGCACAGCGTCATCCGCTGCGGGATACCGATTGTTTACGCTAATCAGGTAGGGGGAAATGACGATATTATTTTTGACGGCAGCAGTTTTGCTGTGAATCGAAAGGGTGATTTAATTCAGGTATTAGCTTCTTTTGAAACGGATTTTGCGGTGCTGGAATATGACGCAGCTAAACAAGATTTATTTGGCAGCGGCGGGAACGGGCAAGATGCCCGTTCCACAACAGATTTGAGTTTTCATCCGGCAGAGGGAGATGCCGAAATTTGGGCTGCTTTGGTTTTGGGAGTGCGAGATTATGTTCGCAAGTGCGGTTTTTCTAAGGTTGTACTCGGTTTGAGCGGCGGGATAGATTCGGCTTTGGTGGCGGCGATCGCCAGTTGCGCGATCGGGCCCGAAAATGTTCTAGGGGTGCTGATGCCTTCTCCTTACAGTTCGGATCATTCGGTTAATGATGCTTTGGAATTAGCCCGAAATCTGGGTATCGCGATCGAAATGTTGCCGATCGGCGATTTGATGAAAACTTACGATCGCACTCTCGCCGATTTGTTTGTCAACACAACTTTCGGGATTGCTGAGGAAAATATTCAATCGCGGATTCGAGGCAATCTGTTGATGGCAATTTCTAATAAGTTCGGACATTTGCTGCTTTCGACTGGCAATAAGTCGGAAATGGCGGTGGGTTACTGCACTCTCTACGGCGATATGAATGGGGGATTGGCGGTGATTTCCGATGTGCCGAAAACTCGCGTTTATTCGCTTTGTCGGTGGCTTAATTCTGGCGGATATGTAGGGGCGGTGCCCCCGTGCCCGCCCCTGGGAAAGGAAATTATTCCGGTTAATATTATTACTAAAGCGCCGAGTGCTGAACTGAAACCTGGCCAAATTGACCGAGATTCTTTGCCGGATTACGATGTTTTGGATGACATCTTGCAGCGGTCGATCGAACATCACGAATCGGCCCAACAAATTGTGGCTGCAGGACACGATGAAGCAGTGGTTAAACGTGTAGTAAAATTAGTGAGGCAAGCGGAGTTTAAACGGCGGCAAGCAGCCCCGGGTTTGAAAATTAGCGATCGAGCTTTTGGTACCGGTTGGCGGATGCCGATCGCCAAATCTTACTTCTATTAA
- the ureC gene encoding urease subunit alpha encodes MSYRMDRRAYAETFGPTVGDRVRLADTELFIEVEKDFTTYGDEVKFGGGKVIRDGMGQSPISNADGAVDTVITNALILDWWGIVKADVGIKDGKIYKIGKAGNPYIQDRVDIIIGPGTEVIAGEGMILTAGGIDTHIHFICPQQIEVAIASGITTMIGGGTGPATGTNATTCTPGPWHMYRMLQAADAFPVNLGFLGKGNSSQPQGLVEQIFAGAMGLKLHEDWGTTPATIDTCLSVADEYDVQVAIHTDTLNEAGFVEATIAAFKNRAIHTYHTEGAGGGHAPDIIKVCGQANVLPSSTNPTRPYTVNTLEEHLDMLMVCHHLDRGIPEDVAFAESRIRRETIAAEDILHDLGAFSMISSDSQAMGRVGEVIVRTWQTAHKMKVQRGNLDGQDARSTGDLDGQDARSTGDLDGQDARSTGDLDGQDARSTGGENDNFRVKRYIAKYTINPAITHGISQYVGSVEEGKLADLCLWRPAFFGVKPELVIKGGAIAYGQMGDANASIPTPQPVHMRPMFGSFGGAIGATCLTFVSQAARDRDIAAQLGLQKPTVAVSGTRKISKRDMKLNDYLPQMEVDPETYEVRADGELLTCEPATVLPMAQRYFLF; translated from the coding sequence ATGAGTTACAGAATGGATCGCCGCGCCTACGCGGAAACCTTCGGGCCGACTGTGGGCGATCGCGTCCGGTTAGCCGATACAGAATTATTCATAGAAGTTGAAAAAGACTTCACAACCTACGGGGATGAAGTTAAATTTGGCGGTGGCAAAGTCATTCGCGACGGCATGGGACAGTCGCCTATTTCTAATGCAGACGGTGCTGTTGACACGGTGATTACTAATGCTTTAATATTAGACTGGTGGGGGATTGTTAAAGCAGATGTCGGCATTAAAGACGGCAAAATTTACAAAATTGGTAAAGCCGGAAATCCTTATATTCAAGATAGGGTAGATATTATTATCGGGCCTGGTACTGAAGTAATTGCGGGTGAAGGTATGATTCTCACCGCTGGGGGAATTGATACTCACATTCACTTTATTTGCCCGCAGCAAATTGAAGTGGCGATCGCCTCTGGAATCACGACAATGATCGGCGGCGGCACAGGCCCTGCAACGGGTACAAACGCTACAACTTGCACTCCCGGGCCTTGGCATATGTACCGAATGCTGCAAGCAGCCGACGCTTTCCCCGTAAATCTAGGGTTTTTAGGTAAAGGAAATAGCAGTCAACCCCAAGGATTAGTCGAACAAATCTTTGCCGGTGCAATGGGTTTGAAACTCCACGAAGATTGGGGAACTACACCAGCAACGATCGACACTTGTTTGAGTGTAGCTGACGAGTACGACGTGCAAGTTGCAATTCACACGGATACTCTCAATGAAGCGGGATTTGTGGAAGCTACAATTGCCGCATTTAAAAATCGAGCTATTCACACTTACCACACCGAAGGTGCTGGCGGCGGACACGCACCGGATATTATTAAAGTGTGCGGACAAGCTAATGTTTTGCCCTCGTCAACTAACCCGACTCGCCCTTACACTGTCAATACTTTAGAAGAACATTTAGATATGTTGATGGTTTGCCACCATTTGGATCGAGGCATTCCTGAAGATGTGGCTTTTGCTGAATCGAGAATTAGAAGGGAAACTATTGCTGCTGAGGATATTCTCCACGATTTAGGTGCGTTTAGTATGATTTCTTCTGATTCTCAGGCGATGGGAAGAGTGGGAGAGGTGATTGTTCGGACTTGGCAAACGGCACATAAAATGAAGGTTCAAAGGGGGAATTTAGACGGGCAAGATGCCCGTTCCACAGGTGATTTAGACGGGCAAGATGCCCGTTCCACAGGTGATTTAGACGGGCAAGATGCCCGTTCCACAGGTGATTTAGACGGGCAAGATGCCCGTTCCACAGGGGGAGAAAATGACAATTTTCGGGTGAAGCGGTACATTGCGAAATATACAATTAATCCGGCGATTACTCACGGAATTAGTCAGTATGTCGGTTCGGTGGAAGAGGGGAAATTGGCGGATTTGTGTTTGTGGCGGCCGGCTTTTTTTGGAGTGAAACCGGAACTGGTAATTAAAGGAGGGGCGATCGCCTACGGACAGATGGGAGATGCTAACGCCAGCATTCCCACGCCGCAACCGGTGCATATGCGGCCGATGTTTGGCAGTTTTGGCGGTGCGATTGGGGCGACTTGTCTGACGTTCGTTTCCCAAGCTGCGCGCGATCGAGATATTGCCGCACAGCTAGGTTTGCAAAAGCCCACTGTAGCAGTTTCCGGCACACGAAAAATTAGCAAAAGAGATATGAAACTCAACGATTATTTGCCACAAATGGAAGTCGATCCAGAAACTTATGAAGTCAGGGCGGATGGGGAATTGTTAACTTGCGAACCGGCAACAGTTTTGCCAATGGCGCAGCGATACTTTTTGTTTTAA
- a CDS encoding glycosyltransferase family 61 protein: MMNPKLVDQIKQTLKQSLLATSRRVWRTPLDRRTSIKLLDDSIVYKKQHEPINIPALTSVNKGLSRFFATEKTLSFDPDYVWKIFLNQKINSLTICTSGNTLLNNKLLLDLDFRISGAGILEWPYKPNKITYPLVVAPWSHLWCSYYDYIIFVLAKLCRIEEALGKEIWQEAKICYPLRHTDFELGFMTKLGIPESSLIDTRARDTGYHAESVVVGNNQDWYFPSPYDIELLRKKFCLKEKVKPFRKLYLSRSGRRKVKNEVQVREVLKEFDFEILEDISRTVDEQIRLFAEAAVVVGPHGAGFTNLLWSQPGTKVLEFFYGGYTPPYFYYICQLLGLEYSRMVDDNNVAEDWSFIGMDMTVDVEILKREIQKMLE; this comes from the coding sequence ATGATGAACCCAAAATTAGTTGACCAGATAAAACAGACATTGAAGCAGAGCTTGCTGGCAACATCAAGGCGTGTCTGGAGAACCCCGTTAGACCGGCGCACCAGCATCAAATTGTTAGATGACAGCATCGTTTATAAAAAGCAGCACGAACCCATCAATATACCCGCATTAACCTCAGTAAATAAAGGGCTTTCTCGGTTTTTTGCCACGGAAAAAACCCTGTCTTTTGACCCAGATTATGTTTGGAAGATTTTCCTGAATCAAAAAATAAATTCTCTCACTATTTGTACCTCTGGCAACACGCTGCTGAATAACAAGTTGCTTTTAGACTTGGATTTTCGGATTAGCGGTGCGGGCATTCTGGAATGGCCTTACAAACCTAACAAAATTACTTATCCCCTTGTAGTTGCTCCTTGGTCGCATTTGTGGTGCAGTTATTATGATTATATCATTTTTGTGCTGGCTAAACTTTGTCGAATTGAGGAGGCTTTAGGTAAGGAAATTTGGCAAGAAGCCAAAATTTGTTATCCTTTACGACATACAGATTTTGAGTTGGGCTTTATGACCAAACTCGGTATTCCTGAAAGTTCCCTAATCGACACTCGGGCTAGAGATACGGGATATCATGCAGAAAGCGTGGTGGTGGGAAACAATCAAGACTGGTATTTTCCCAGTCCTTACGATATAGAGCTTTTGCGGAAAAAATTCTGTCTTAAGGAAAAGGTAAAGCCTTTTAGAAAACTTTATCTGTCTAGAAGCGGCCGGCGCAAGGTTAAAAATGAAGTACAAGTGCGAGAGGTTTTGAAAGAATTTGATTTTGAAATTTTGGAAGATATCTCGCGCACTGTTGATGAACAAATTCGTCTGTTTGCAGAAGCGGCGGTGGTTGTCGGCCCTCACGGGGCTGGTTTTACAAATTTGCTGTGGAGTCAGCCGGGAACGAAAGTATTGGAATTCTTTTATGGAGGGTACACTCCGCCATATTTCTATTACATTTGCCAGCTATTGGGATTAGAATACTCCCGTATGGTTGATGACAATAATGTAGCGGAAGATTGGAGTTTCATTGGCATGGATATGACGGTGGATGTGGAGATTTTGAAAAGGGAAATCCAGAAAATGCTGGAGTAA
- a CDS encoding isochorismate lyase: protein MKDPDECANIHEVREEIDIIDREVIEALSKRFQYVIAAARFKTSEASVRSFDRFHDMLQQRREWARESGLNPDVVENIYRDLVNYYIEEELKHYKSE from the coding sequence ATGAAAGACCCTGATGAATGCGCTAATATTCACGAAGTGCGGGAGGAAATTGATATCATCGATCGAGAAGTGATCGAGGCTTTGAGCAAGAGATTTCAATACGTCATCGCTGCTGCAAGGTTCAAAACGAGTGAAGCTAGCGTTAGATCGTTCGATCGCTTTCACGATATGTTACAGCAGCGGCGCGAGTGGGCTCGAGAATCGGGTTTGAATCCTGATGTGGTTGAAAATATTTACCGGGATTTGGTAAATTATTATATTGAGGAAGAGTTGAAACATTACAAATCCGAGTAA
- a CDS encoding NUDIX hydrolase — protein sequence MARGTKKSEGCSLADFKVGVDNVIFSVDTVQNRLLVLLVMRQDEPFIDSWSLPGTLLRQGESLENAAYRILSEKIRVKNLYLEQLYTFGEPGRDPREITRGDRYLSVSYFALVRFEEAELIAGSVVAGVGHRVGGIAWYPVQQVPKLAFDHNQILEYGYRRLRNKLEYSPVAFEVLPELFTLSDLYQLYTTILGESFSDYSNFRARLLKLGFLCDTGVKVSRGAGRPASLYRFDAAAFAPFKNKPLVFI from the coding sequence ACTTTAAAGTAGGAGTAGATAATGTTATTTTTTCCGTCGATACCGTGCAGAACCGCTTGTTGGTGCTGTTGGTAATGCGGCAAGACGAACCGTTTATCGATTCTTGGAGTCTTCCCGGTACTTTGTTGCGTCAGGGCGAGTCTCTTGAAAATGCGGCTTACCGAATTTTGTCTGAGAAAATTCGGGTAAAAAATTTGTATCTGGAGCAATTGTATACTTTCGGAGAACCGGGGCGCGATCCTCGGGAAATTACCAGGGGCGATCGTTATCTTTCGGTTAGTTATTTTGCTTTGGTTCGCTTTGAGGAAGCTGAGTTAATTGCTGGGAGTGTAGTGGCGGGTGTGGGCCACCGCGTCGGCGGTATTGCTTGGTATCCCGTGCAACAAGTTCCCAAGCTGGCTTTCGATCACAATCAAATTCTCGAATACGGATACCGGCGGCTGCGTAACAAACTTGAATACAGCCCGGTAGCTTTTGAAGTTTTGCCGGAACTTTTTACTTTGAGCGATTTGTATCAACTTTATACAACTATTTTGGGGGAAAGTTTTTCTGATTATTCTAATTTTAGAGCTCGATTGTTGAAATTGGGTTTTTTGTGCGATACCGGTGTTAAGGTTTCGCGCGGGGCTGGCCGTCCTGCTAGTTTGTACCGCTTTGATGCGGCCGCTTTTGCTCCTTTCAAAAATAAGCCGTTGGTGTTTATCTAG
- the ureA gene encoding urease subunit gamma: MQLTPQEKDKLLIFTAALVAERRKQRGLKLNYPEALAYISAAILEGARDGLTVADLMSYGTTLLTREDVMEGIPEMVHEVQVEATFPDGTKLVTVHDPIR, encoded by the coding sequence ATGCAACTCACCCCCCAAGAAAAAGACAAGCTGCTGATTTTCACCGCCGCCCTGGTAGCAGAGCGCCGGAAACAAAGAGGTTTAAAACTCAACTATCCAGAAGCACTAGCCTACATTTCTGCAGCCATCTTAGAAGGAGCAAGAGATGGCCTCACAGTCGCCGATTTAATGAGTTACGGAACAACTCTCCTGACGCGGGAAGATGTGATGGAAGGGATACCAGAAATGGTGCATGAAGTCCAGGTTGAGGCGACTTTTCCAGACGGCACTAAGTTGGTAACAGTGCACGATCCGATCCGTTAA
- a CDS encoding DUF192 domain-containing protein, which produces MVNIDGTFGFDFLLGTLSNDTIRGFAGNDTVRGLGGNDRIFGDRENDLLAGNEGADTLSGGQGSDTIYGGQESDWIFGDRGNDLLIGGEGGDILTGGAGDDLFVMEKTSAASTITEADIITDFGNGNDKIVLTQGMKFSDLDISVSDNQTIMKDKKSGNYLGVVSGNPNLTESNFISLFGGLDRGQLLPISVNTIIADRAIGLEVAQTPQEQATGLMFRTELPDDRGMLFPIEPARNVRFWMKNVFIELDMVFLREGVVQAIIPNVPPCLSETCPNYGPDVPVDGVIELRGGRAAQLGLKVGDRIPNLP; this is translated from the coding sequence ATGGTTAACATCGACGGTACTTTTGGCTTCGATTTTCTCCTGGGAACTCTCAGCAACGATACGATTAGAGGATTTGCAGGTAATGATACTGTTCGAGGTTTGGGGGGAAATGACCGAATTTTTGGCGATCGCGAAAATGATTTGCTGGCCGGAAATGAAGGCGCTGATACGCTGTCTGGCGGGCAGGGAAGCGATACAATCTATGGAGGACAAGAGTCGGATTGGATTTTTGGCGATCGGGGTAACGATTTGCTAATAGGCGGCGAAGGCGGGGATATCTTGACTGGAGGCGCAGGCGATGATTTATTTGTGATGGAAAAAACCTCCGCCGCATCTACTATTACTGAAGCAGATATAATTACAGATTTTGGCAACGGCAATGATAAAATTGTCTTGACACAAGGCATGAAGTTTAGCGATTTAGATATTTCTGTTTCCGACAACCAAACTATTATGAAAGATAAAAAGTCTGGTAATTATTTAGGAGTTGTTTCGGGAAACCCTAATCTGACTGAATCCAACTTTATATCGCTGTTTGGCGGACTAGATAGGGGTCAGCTTTTGCCAATTTCTGTTAACACGATTATAGCCGATCGCGCGATCGGACTGGAAGTGGCGCAAACTCCCCAAGAACAAGCGACAGGTTTAATGTTTCGCACAGAATTGCCAGACGACAGGGGAATGCTTTTCCCGATCGAACCCGCGCGAAACGTGCGTTTTTGGATGAAAAACGTGTTTATTGAGCTAGATATGGTTTTTCTGCGGGAAGGCGTCGTGCAGGCGATAATTCCTAACGTACCGCCGTGTTTGAGCGAAACCTGCCCCAACTACGGCCCGGATGTTCCCGTTGACGGAGTTATTGAACTCAGAGGCGGAAGGGCGGCCCAATTGGGACTCAAAGTTGGCGATCGGATTCCCAATTTACCCTAA